The following proteins are co-located in the Palaemon carinicauda isolate YSFRI2023 chromosome 30, ASM3689809v2, whole genome shotgun sequence genome:
- the LOC137623642 gene encoding trichohyalin-like, producing the protein MITTHPPLSAFERNLEKKEERFRFTEQDMRDMQELEFIEKHGVEDKVWKQFERNLEKKEERFRFTEQDMRDMQELEFIEKHGVEDKVWKQFERNLEKKEEKFRFTEQDMRDIQELEFIEKHGVEDKVWKQFERNLEKKEEKFRFTEQDMRDMQELEFIEKHGVEDKVWKQFERNLEKKEEKFRFTEQDMRDMQELEFIEKHGVEDKVWKQFERNLEKKEERFRFTEQDMRDMQELEFIEKHGVEDKVWKQFERNLEKKEEKFRFTEQDMRDMQELEFIEKQGVEDKVWEQFERNLEKKEERFRFTEQDMRDMQELEFIEKQGVEDKVWEQFERNLEKKEERFRFTEQDMRDIQELEFIEKQGVEDKVWEQFERNLEKKEERFRFTEQDMRDMQELEFIEKQGVEDKVWEQFERNLEKKEERFRFTEQDMRDMQELEFIEKQGVEDKVWEQFERNLEKKEERFRFTEQDMRDMQELEFIEKQGVEDKVWEQFESNLEKKEERFRFTEQDMRDMQELEFIEKHGVEDKVWEQFESNLEKKEERFRFTEQDMRDMQELEFIEKQGVEDKVWEQFERNLEKKEERFRFTEQDMRDMQELEFIEKHGVEDKVWEQFESNLEKKEERFRFTEQDMRDMQELEFIEKQGVEDKVWEQFERNLEKKEERFRFTEQDMRDMQELEFIEKHGVEDKVWEQFESNLEKKEERFRFTEQDMRDMQELEFIEKQGVEDKVWEQFERNLEKKEERFRFTEQDMRDMQELEFIEKHGVEDKVWEQFESNLEKKEERFRFTEQNITDMQELEFIDQYGEDRVCESVLKTIVKDIGNLTEHYGENTPQVESMKKDKVRRERTPYLETKWENFCKEREQIYYRLDSLLSKDLLKSTDQNLEDSAVCVTEHTSKSLDDIKFVKLNNLAHKTESLQLLDEIQKYLKTILINGKNMAIRAHLETHKDQLKKARGSPAQKIVHQLQQCWCWNNRPSSKQDQPIGPNEAKEIGVLEDIIMERQESEKNEERKCDYPKKKEKDMMKQRNALVNAFYNKMNTRFTNEMKNLESRIQDMLNAKIGTFQLTKQELQEHLTSLKQENGNLRQILQNHERIFTCGKENVQRWQSEKECKGYQRPEDKQIKRLKKKNKLHLEENKKILRELEVERERKENLEFQMAADVAEIFNLKKENEEEREGRIILEGIVQEQKEKIQKLEGKIIDHINL; encoded by the coding sequence ATGATTACTACACATCCTCCCTTATCAGCCTTTGAACGTAAcctagaaaagaaagaggaaaggttCAGGTTTACTGAACAGGACATGAGAGATATGCAAGAATTAGAGTTTATAGAAAAACATGGGGTAGAAGATAAAGTCTGGAAACAATTTGAACGTAAcctagaaaagaaagaggaaaggttCAGGTTTACTGAACAGGACATGAGAGATATGCAAGAATTAGAGTTTATAGAAAAACATGGGGTAGAAGATAAAGTCTGGAAACAATTTGAACGTAAcctagaaaagaaagaggaaaagttcaggtttactgaacAGGACATGAGAGATATACAAGAATTAGAGTTTATAGAAAAACATGGGGTAGAAGATAAAGTCTGGAAACAATTTGAACGTAAcctagaaaagaaagaggaaaagttcaggtttactgaacAGGACATGAGAGATATGCAAGAATTAGAGTTTATAGAAAAACATGGGGTAGAAGATAAAGTCTGGAAACAATTTGAACGTAAcctagaaaagaaagaggaaaagttcaggtttactgaacAGGACATGAGAGATATGCAAGAATTAGAGTTTATAGAAAAACATGGGGTAGAAGATAAAGTCTGGAAACAATTTGAACGTAAcctagaaaagaaagaggaaaggttCAGGTTTACTGAACAGGACATGAGAGATATGCAAGAATTAGAGTTTATAGAAAAACATGGGGTAGAAGATAAAGTCTGGAAACAATTTGAACGTAAcctagaaaagaaagaggaaaagttcaggtttactgaacAGGACATGAGAGATATGCAAGAATTAGAGTTTATAGAAAAACAGGGGGTAGAAGATAAAGTCTGGGAACAATTTGAACGTAAcctagaaaagaaagaggaaaggttCAGGTTTACTGAACAGGACATGAGAGATATGCAAGAATTAGAGTTTATAGAAAAACAGGGGGTAGAAGATAAAGTCTGGGAACAATTTGAACGTAAcctagaaaagaaagaggaaaggttCAGGTTTACTGAACAGGACATGAGAGATATACAAGAATTAGAGTTTATAGAAAAACAGGGGGTAGAAGATAAAGTCTGGGAACAATTTGAACGTAAcctagaaaagaaagaggaaaggttCAGGTTTACTGAACAGGACATGAGAGATATGCAAGAATTAGAGTTTATAGAAAAACAGGGGGTAGAAGATAAAGTCTGGGAACAATTTGAACGTAAcctagaaaagaaagaggaaaggttCAGGTTTACTGAACAGGACATGAGAGATATGCAAGAATTAGAGTTTATAGAAAAACAGGGGGTAGAAGATAAAGTCTGGGAACAATTTGAACGTAAcctagaaaagaaagaggaaaggttCAGGTTTACTGAACAGGACATGAGAGATATGCAAGAATTAGAGTTTATAGAAAAACAGGGGGTAGAAGATAAAGTCTGGGAACAATTTGAAAGTAAcctagaaaagaaagaggaaaggttCAGGTTTACTGAACAGGACATGAGAGATATGCAAGAATTAGAGTTTATAGAAAAACATGGGGTAGAAGATAAAGTCTGGGAACAATTTGAAAGTAAcctagaaaagaaagaggaaaggttCAGGTTTACTGAACAGGACATGAGAGATATGCAAGAATTAGAGTTTATAGAAAAACAGGGGGTAGAAGATAAAGTCTGGGAACAATTTGAACGTAAcctagaaaagaaagaggaaaggttCAGGTTTACTGAACAGGACATGAGAGATATGCAAGAATTAGAGTTTATAGAAAAACATGGGGTAGAAGATAAAGTCTGGGAACAATTTGAAAGTAAcctagaaaagaaagaggaaaggttCAGGTTTACTGAACAGGACATGAGAGATATGCAAGAATTAGAGTTTATAGAAAAACAGGGGGTAGAAGATAAAGTCTGGGAACAATTTGAACGTAAcctagaaaagaaagaggaaaggttCAGGTTTACTGAACAGGACATGAGAGATATGCAAGAATTAGAGTTTATAGAAAAACATGGGGTAGAAGATAAAGTCTGGGAACAATTTGAAAGTAAcctagaaaagaaagaggaaaggttCAGGTTTACTGAACAGGACATGAGAGATATGCAAGAATTAGAGTTTATAGAAAAACAGGGGGTAGAAGATAAAGTCTGGGAACAATTTGAACGTAAcctagaaaagaaagaggaaaggttCAGGTTTACTGAACAGGACATGAGAGATATGCAAGAATTAGAGTTTATAGAAAAACATGGGGTAGAAGATAAAGTCTGGGAACAATTTGAAAGTAAcctagaaaagaaagaagaaaggttcAGGTTTACTGAACAGAACATAACAGATATgcaagaattagagtttattgaccAATATGGGGAGGATAGAGTTTGTGAAAGTGTCTTAAAAACGATAGTAAAGGACATCGGCAATTTAACTGAGCACTACGGGGAGAACACACCTCAAGTTGAAAGCATGAAAAAAGACAAAGTGAGAAGGGAGAGAACCCCATATTTAGAAACAAAATGGGAAAACTTCTGCAAAGAAAGGGAACAGATATACTACAGATTGGATTCTCTGTTATCAAAGGATCTTCTCAAATCAACTGACCAAAACTTGGAGGATAGTGCAGTGTGTGTTACTGAACATACCAGCAAAAGCTTGGATGATATCAAATTCGTGAAACTCAATAATCTTGCCCATAAGACTGAATCACTTCAATTATTAGATGAAATCCAAAAGTATTTAAAAACTATCCTAATCAACGGCAAAAATATGGCGATAAGAgcgcatttagaaactcacaaggATCAGCTCAAAAAGGCCAGAGGATCTCCAGCCCAGAAGATAGTGCACCAACTCCAACAGTGCTGGTGTTGGAATAATCGGCCCAGTAGTAAACAAGACCAGCCTATTGGTCCCAATGAAGCAAAGGAAATTGGAGTCTTGGAAGATATAATCATGGAAAGGCAAGAATCAGAaaaaaatgaggaaagaaaatgcgACTaccccaaaaagaaagaaaaagacatgATGAAACAACGGAATGCATTAGTGAATGcattttataataaaatgaatacCAGATTTACTAATGAGATGAAGAATCTGGAGAGCAGGATACAGGATATGCTTAATGCCAAAATAGGAACATTTCAGCTGACAAAACAAGAGCTACAAGAACACCTAACAAGCCTCAAGCAAGAAAATGGGAACCTCCGGCAAATCCTTCAAAATCATGAGAGGATCTTCACTTGCGGTAAGGAGAATGTTCAAAGATGGCAGAGCGAGAAGGAATGCAAAGGATATCAGAGGCCAGAGGACAAACAGATCAagcgtttaaagaaaaaaaataagcttcatctagaagaaaacaagaaaatcctTCGTGAACTGGaagtagaaagagagagaaaggaaaatctAGAATTTCAAATGGCTGCAGATGTAGCCGAAATTtttaatttaaagaaagaaaatgaggaagaaaGAGAGGGAAGGATAATCTTAGAAGGCATAGTACAAGAACAGAAGGAGAAGATACAAAAACTAGAAGGAAAAATAATAGaccatataaatttataa